In Daphnia magna isolate NIES linkage group LG5, ASM2063170v1.1, whole genome shotgun sequence, a single genomic region encodes these proteins:
- the LOC123472544 gene encoding uncharacterized protein LOC123472544: MAYSIYFLKMQLLSYQFEMSHEESKAVNEMSIFIALFHSEAFLKSRLSTISPAVDLKYLSLMQLYKQENLAAATVAIKSVHNHLWYLTEEAVVLSIFDSELDSALRQSLVEKLLTIPRPKSYAPGKPKFPKINSAGTIIDYPNQLTTFLGPCSWLLFSLLNLGDECFDWMYTPVDSWKNMAGYKKIEKIVRSFEVVNDCAERAIKLISDFKDTVVKVTDQEYLFQVIEDHRTHLTSFNKSSLKNL, translated from the coding sequence ATGGCTTATTCGATATACTTTCTCAAAATGCAACTTCTTTCTTATCAATTTGAAATGAGCCACGAGGAATCAAAAGCTGTAAACGAGATGTCAATATTCATTGCGCTTTTTCACAGCGAAGCGTTTTTAAAATCCAGGCTGTCCACAATCTCACCAGCAGTGGATTTGAAATACTTGTCTTTAATGCAACTGtacaaacaagaaaatctGGCAGCTGCTACCGTTGCGATAAAGTCTGTGCATAATCATTTATGGTACTTAACTGAAGAAGCAGTGGTACTATCTATTTTTGACAGCGAACTTGATTCTGCTCTAAGACAGAGTTTGGTTGAAAAGCTGCTAACGATCCCTCGTCCTAAATCGTACGCCCCCGGGAAACCGAAATTTCCCAAAATAAATAGCGCCGGAACGATTATCGATTACCCAAATCAATTGACAACTTTCCTCGGGCCTTGTAGCTGGTTGTTATTCTCTTTGCTGAATTTAGGTGATGAATGCTTTGATTGGATGTATACACCAGTGgattcttggaaaaatatggctgggtataaaaaaattgaaaagattGTGCGTTCATTTGAAGTTGTAAATGACTGCGCTGAGAGGGCGATAAAATTGATTTCAGACTTTAAAGATACGGTGGTAAAAGTAACTGACCAGGAGTATTTATTCCAGGTGATAGAAGATCACAGAACACACTTAACATCGTTCAATAAATCTAGTTTGAAAAACCTTTGA
- the LOC123472587 gene encoding uncharacterized protein LOC123472587, whose amino-acid sequence MNTLCDLTPSDVENKLKASRKTYWKEDFMFLIGQREYPQRGRMANVDRNEAQRANIQSLRSSRTNTPSLPASNETSDESISVGSNESEDLSQFSSDEEYYEPRRTPRPSSVILEIPAKNLTKATGQVADSRDLSLRDHLTIQSALVAAGGGNINDFSMSLTTVHRQRQQLRKEISDGIKERFIPPSSILIHWDSKLIKYLTGKVDDRVAILISGKPDLENPKLLGIPVIANSTGEAQHNAVIDLLREWKVFDKVVGLVFDTTASNTGRLKGSATSIEKTLGRAVLWFACRHHVYEIHVKHVSDSVMGKRNSPSEALFVRFQKDWKDFDQEQSNLVLFDWEVNDDLINVGHQVLEWATGCLASKTFPGEDYRELVQLTVLFLGGTVPDFRFRKPGSLLSLFQRKRSNPSYCLLVF is encoded by the exons ATGAATACTTTGTGCGATCTGACACCAAGTGATGTAGAAAACAAACTGAAGGCATCAAGAAAAACGTACTGGAAAGAAGATTTTATGTTCTTAATAGGACAAAGAGAGTATCCACAGCGTGGTCGTATGGCCAATGTTGACCGAAACGAAGCTCAAAGAGCAAATATTCAATCACTGAGAAGTTCACGAACAAATACACCTTCGTTGCCCGCATCAAATGAAACATCCGATGAATCAATATCTGTCGGCAGCAACGAATCAGAGGACTTATCGCAGTTTTCCAGTGATGAAGAATATTATGAACCTCGCAGAACCCCACGTCCATCATCGGTAATATTAGAAATCCCTGCCAAAAATCTTACCAAAGCAACAGGCCAGGTAGCAGATAGCAGAGATCTTAGTTTACGTGACCATTTGACGATCCAATCTGCTTTGGTTGCTGCTGGAGGTGGCAATATCAATGATTTTTCGATGTCCCTCACCACAGTTCACCGACAAAGACAGCAGTTAAGGAAAGAAATATCGGATGGTATCAAAGAAAGGTTTATTCCACCATCGTCCATTCTAATCCACTGGGACTCTAAGCTCATCAA ATATCTAACTGGAAAAGTAGACGATCGCGTTGCGATCCTAATAAGTGGAAAACCTGATCTTGAAAACCCTAAATTACTGGGCATTCCAGTGATAGCGAATTCTACTGGGGAAGCTCAACACAACGCCGTCATTGATTTACTTAGAGAGTGGAAGGTTTTTGACAAAGTTGTTGGTTTGGTGTTTGACACTACGGCCAGTAACACCGGTCGCTTGAAGGGAAGTGCCACTAGTATTGAAAAAACACTTGGTCGAGCAGTATTATGGTTTGCATGTAGACATCACGTTTACGAAATACATGTCAAACATGTATCTGATTCGGTAATGGGAAAGCGAAACAGCCCATCAGAAGCGCTGTTCGTCCGGTTTCAAAAGGATTGGAAAGACTTTGATCAAGAACAAAGT AATCTGGTGCTCTTTGATTGGGAGGTAAATGATGATCTGATAAACGTTGGACATCAAGTACTTGAATGGGCAACGGGATGTCTTGCGTCCAAAACATTTCCTGGCGAGGACTATCGTGAATTAGTTCAACTTacagttttatttttgggcGGAACTGTCCCTGACTTTCGATTCAGAAAACCAGGTTCGCTACTTTCATTATTTCAACGGAAACGGTCTAATCCATCATATTGTTTACTTGTATTCTGA